In one Myripristis murdjan chromosome 5, fMyrMur1.1, whole genome shotgun sequence genomic region, the following are encoded:
- the smpd4 gene encoding sphingomyelin phosphodiesterase 4 isoform X1 — protein MAAPTLQQPSFLLANLKADATTKPLFQRCQDLVKIIDDYPAKELHLIFPWLVESVFGSLDGVITGWNLRLLHSRSNEYNIAMDFLDPSGPMMKLVYKLQAEEYKYEIPVNYLPGPIKASIQEGVLPDCPLFHNKLHFPLSGVLTLNLALNPFEFYMFNFAYSLITPKNFPQGQHGSTTDNAYFVLVDTYLKYFLPTEGSVPPSPFSDSRGSVTAPSPRSPSVSFAGYGVHSPSLLKHHIFHQPSVNADPAAQEIWRSETLLQMFVEIWLHHYSLEMYQKLQSPQVKLALLQYRLSMSSMPCQPHAPPGSGTLHTYQEPFSPTEEHVLVVRLLVKHLHAFSNSLKPEQLSSSPSAHSHAHTSPLEEFKRVVVQRFVQQKLYLFLQHCFGHWPLDASFRAVLETWLSYIQPWRYTGEKVNPQPDQNRTVPDKWASFVQENLLMYTKLFQGFLNRAVRTDLVNAKNALMVFRVAKVFAQPNLAEMIQKGEQLFLEPEHVLHHRQPRGYLTPTQGGSYLSSRQRVVTDTVFRVKSHVYALEGQDCQYKQMFGTELRGAVLKLIQIIAQARQTAKRISDHSIEVAANNSFLSWFGFGSSDLNNTFVGAEPEETGECVKKTHEFLDRALDNLCQIFRLNSGQLNQLISNLGSSQDEVNSKQLPDCIQGENGLILTDLGRRQIMNGLRRFEVEYQGDPELQPIRSYENALLVRLFYRISSLINERYGGHMNALCSRPDLLGRLGRHYLANPDSASRLRKSPTTRWTLQRHRQPRLSLRLLASYRTLLMLVLLYLLGALLSFGPVSCTLLILFGGFLHGLLMTLFGDKLKSH, from the exons ATGGCTGCTCCAACTTTACAACAGCCCAGTTTCTTGCTG gcCAACCTTAAAGCCGATGCAACAACCAAGCCTCTCTTCCAGCGATGTCAAGATTTGGTGAAGATCATTGATGACTATCCTGCCAAG GAGCTGCACTTGATCTTCCCCTGGCTGGTGGAGAGTGTGTTTGGCAGTCTGGACGGGGTCATCACTGGCTGGAACCTGCGACTCTTGCATTCCCGCAGCAATGAGTACAACATCGCCATGGACTTCCTGGACCCCAG CGGGCCAATGATGAAGCTTGTGTATAAACTTCAAGCCGAGGAGTACAAATATGAAATACCTGTCAATTATCTCCCG GGTCCGATAAAGGCATCCATCCAGGAAGGTGTTCTCCCAGACTGTCCACTGTTCCACAACAAGCTGCACTTCCCCCTGTCTGGTGTGCTGACACTCAACCTGGCTCTCA ATCCATTTGAATTCTACATGTTCAACTTTGCTTACAGTCTCATCACACCAAAG AACTTTCCCCAAGGACAACATGGCAGTACCACAGACAACGCCTACTTTGTGCTAGTGGACACTTACCTCAAATACTTCCTACCTACTGAAGGAAGTGTGCCGCCTTCCCCGTTCTCTGACTCCAGAGGCTCTGTCACTGCACCTTCACCAAG GTCTCCCAGTGTTTCCTTTGCTGGTTATGGTGTCCACAGCCCCAGCCTGCTGAAACATCACATATTCCACCAGCCCTCAGTCAATGCAGACCCTGCAGCCCAGGAAATCTGGAGGTCAGAAACACTGTTACAG ATGTTTGTGGAGATCTGGCTTCATCACTACTCCTTGGAGATGTACCAGAAGCTGCAGTCTCCCCAGGTGAAG CTGGCGCTGCTGCAGTACCGCCTCAGTATGTCCAGCATGCCGTGCCAACCCCACGCCCCACCAGGCTCTGGGACCCTCCACACCTACCAA GAGCCCTTTAGCCCGACAGAGGAGCATGTGCTGGTGGTGCGTCTCCTGGTGAAGCATTTGCACGCCTTCTCCAACAGCCTGAAGCCTgagcagctctcctcctcaccctcaGCCCATTCCCACGCTCACACCAGCCCACTGGAGGAGTTCAAGAG AGTGGTGGTACAGCGTTTTGTCCAGCAGAAACTCTACCTGTTTCTCCAGCATTGTTTTGGCCACTGGCCACTGGATGCCTCTTTCAGAGCA GTGTTAGAGACATGGCTGAGCTACATCCAGCCGTGGAGATACACTGGAGAGAAGGTCAATCCTCAGCCAGACCAGAACAGAACTGTACCTGACAAATG GGCATCATTTGTTCAAGAGAACCTACTCATGTACACAAAGCTGTTCCAAGGTTTTCTGAACAGAGCAGTACGCACAGACCTGGTCAATGCCAAAAATGCACTAATGGTCTTCAGGGTGGCCAAAGTGTTTGCTCAGCCAAACCTCGCAGAGATGATCCAGAAAG GAGAGCAGCTGTTTCTGGAGCCAGAACATGTTCTCCACCACCGGCAGCCCCGAGGGTACCTGACGCCGACCCAAGGAGGCAGCTACCTGTCGTCACGGCAGCGGGTAGTGACGGACACGGTGTTCAGGGTGAAGAGTCACGTCTACGCCCTGGAAGGCCAGGACTGCCAGTACAAACagatgtttggcactgagctcagaGGGGCA GTCCTGAAGCTAATCCAGATTATCGCCCaagccagacagacagccaaGAGGATATCGGACCACTCCATTGAGGTGGCAGCCAATAACTCCTTTCTGTCATGGTTTGGGTTTGGCTCCTCAGACCTCAACAACACCTTTGTCGGAGCTGAGCCAGAAGAGACCGGGGAGTGTGTGAAGAAAACCCATGAGTTCCTGGACAGGGCACTGGATAACCTGTGTCAGATCTTCAGG CTGAACTCGGGCCAGCTGAATCAGCTGATATCCAACCTGGGCTCGTCTCAGGACGAGGTCAACTCCAAACAGCTGCCAGACTGCATCCAGGGGGAGAATGGCCTCATCCTTACTGACTTGGGCAGGAGACAG ATAATGAATGGACTACGTAGGTTTGAGGTGGAGTACCAAGGAGACCCGGAGCTGCAGCCCATCAGGAGTTATGAGAACGCTCTGCTGGTCAGGCTGTTCTACAGGATATCCTCCCTGATTAATGAGAGG TATGGAGGACATATGAATGCACTCTGCTCACGGCCGGACCTGCTGGGTCGCCTGGGCCGTCACTACTTAGCAAATCCTGATTCAGCCTCAAGACTGAGGAAGAGTCCGACGACCCGGTGGACGCTGCAGAGGCACCGGCAGCCGAGGCTGAGCCTCCGGCTGCTGGCCAGCTACAGAACTCTGCTGATGCTCGTGCTGCTCTACCTGCTGGGGGCCCTCCTGTCTTTTGGCCCCGTCTCCTGTACTCTGCTCATACTCTTTGGGGGCTTCCTCCACGGACTCTTGATGACGCTGTTTGGAGACAAACTTAAGTCACACTAG
- the smpd4 gene encoding sphingomyelin phosphodiesterase 4 isoform X2 — MAAPTLQQPSFLLANLKADATTKPLFQRCQDLVKIIDDYPAKELHLIFPWLVESVFGSLDGVITGWNLRLLHSRSNEYNIAMDFLDPSGPMMKLVYKLQAEEYKYEIPVNYLPGPIKASIQEGVLPDCPLFHNKLHFPLSGVLTLNLALNPFEFYMFNFAYSLITPKNFPQGQHGSTTDNAYFVLVDTYLKYFLPTEGSVPPSPFSDSRGSVTAPSPRSPSVSFAGYGVHSPSLLKHHIFHQPSVNADPAAQEIWRSETLLQMFVEIWLHHYSLEMYQKLQSPQVKEPFSPTEEHVLVVRLLVKHLHAFSNSLKPEQLSSSPSAHSHAHTSPLEEFKRVVVQRFVQQKLYLFLQHCFGHWPLDASFRAVLETWLSYIQPWRYTGEKVNPQPDQNRTVPDKWASFVQENLLMYTKLFQGFLNRAVRTDLVNAKNALMVFRVAKVFAQPNLAEMIQKGEQLFLEPEHVLHHRQPRGYLTPTQGGSYLSSRQRVVTDTVFRVKSHVYALEGQDCQYKQMFGTELRGAVLKLIQIIAQARQTAKRISDHSIEVAANNSFLSWFGFGSSDLNNTFVGAEPEETGECVKKTHEFLDRALDNLCQIFRLNSGQLNQLISNLGSSQDEVNSKQLPDCIQGENGLILTDLGRRQIMNGLRRFEVEYQGDPELQPIRSYENALLVRLFYRISSLINERYGGHMNALCSRPDLLGRLGRHYLANPDSASRLRKSPTTRWTLQRHRQPRLSLRLLASYRTLLMLVLLYLLGALLSFGPVSCTLLILFGGFLHGLLMTLFGDKLKSH; from the exons ATGGCTGCTCCAACTTTACAACAGCCCAGTTTCTTGCTG gcCAACCTTAAAGCCGATGCAACAACCAAGCCTCTCTTCCAGCGATGTCAAGATTTGGTGAAGATCATTGATGACTATCCTGCCAAG GAGCTGCACTTGATCTTCCCCTGGCTGGTGGAGAGTGTGTTTGGCAGTCTGGACGGGGTCATCACTGGCTGGAACCTGCGACTCTTGCATTCCCGCAGCAATGAGTACAACATCGCCATGGACTTCCTGGACCCCAG CGGGCCAATGATGAAGCTTGTGTATAAACTTCAAGCCGAGGAGTACAAATATGAAATACCTGTCAATTATCTCCCG GGTCCGATAAAGGCATCCATCCAGGAAGGTGTTCTCCCAGACTGTCCACTGTTCCACAACAAGCTGCACTTCCCCCTGTCTGGTGTGCTGACACTCAACCTGGCTCTCA ATCCATTTGAATTCTACATGTTCAACTTTGCTTACAGTCTCATCACACCAAAG AACTTTCCCCAAGGACAACATGGCAGTACCACAGACAACGCCTACTTTGTGCTAGTGGACACTTACCTCAAATACTTCCTACCTACTGAAGGAAGTGTGCCGCCTTCCCCGTTCTCTGACTCCAGAGGCTCTGTCACTGCACCTTCACCAAG GTCTCCCAGTGTTTCCTTTGCTGGTTATGGTGTCCACAGCCCCAGCCTGCTGAAACATCACATATTCCACCAGCCCTCAGTCAATGCAGACCCTGCAGCCCAGGAAATCTGGAGGTCAGAAACACTGTTACAG ATGTTTGTGGAGATCTGGCTTCATCACTACTCCTTGGAGATGTACCAGAAGCTGCAGTCTCCCCAGGTGAAG GAGCCCTTTAGCCCGACAGAGGAGCATGTGCTGGTGGTGCGTCTCCTGGTGAAGCATTTGCACGCCTTCTCCAACAGCCTGAAGCCTgagcagctctcctcctcaccctcaGCCCATTCCCACGCTCACACCAGCCCACTGGAGGAGTTCAAGAG AGTGGTGGTACAGCGTTTTGTCCAGCAGAAACTCTACCTGTTTCTCCAGCATTGTTTTGGCCACTGGCCACTGGATGCCTCTTTCAGAGCA GTGTTAGAGACATGGCTGAGCTACATCCAGCCGTGGAGATACACTGGAGAGAAGGTCAATCCTCAGCCAGACCAGAACAGAACTGTACCTGACAAATG GGCATCATTTGTTCAAGAGAACCTACTCATGTACACAAAGCTGTTCCAAGGTTTTCTGAACAGAGCAGTACGCACAGACCTGGTCAATGCCAAAAATGCACTAATGGTCTTCAGGGTGGCCAAAGTGTTTGCTCAGCCAAACCTCGCAGAGATGATCCAGAAAG GAGAGCAGCTGTTTCTGGAGCCAGAACATGTTCTCCACCACCGGCAGCCCCGAGGGTACCTGACGCCGACCCAAGGAGGCAGCTACCTGTCGTCACGGCAGCGGGTAGTGACGGACACGGTGTTCAGGGTGAAGAGTCACGTCTACGCCCTGGAAGGCCAGGACTGCCAGTACAAACagatgtttggcactgagctcagaGGGGCA GTCCTGAAGCTAATCCAGATTATCGCCCaagccagacagacagccaaGAGGATATCGGACCACTCCATTGAGGTGGCAGCCAATAACTCCTTTCTGTCATGGTTTGGGTTTGGCTCCTCAGACCTCAACAACACCTTTGTCGGAGCTGAGCCAGAAGAGACCGGGGAGTGTGTGAAGAAAACCCATGAGTTCCTGGACAGGGCACTGGATAACCTGTGTCAGATCTTCAGG CTGAACTCGGGCCAGCTGAATCAGCTGATATCCAACCTGGGCTCGTCTCAGGACGAGGTCAACTCCAAACAGCTGCCAGACTGCATCCAGGGGGAGAATGGCCTCATCCTTACTGACTTGGGCAGGAGACAG ATAATGAATGGACTACGTAGGTTTGAGGTGGAGTACCAAGGAGACCCGGAGCTGCAGCCCATCAGGAGTTATGAGAACGCTCTGCTGGTCAGGCTGTTCTACAGGATATCCTCCCTGATTAATGAGAGG TATGGAGGACATATGAATGCACTCTGCTCACGGCCGGACCTGCTGGGTCGCCTGGGCCGTCACTACTTAGCAAATCCTGATTCAGCCTCAAGACTGAGGAAGAGTCCGACGACCCGGTGGACGCTGCAGAGGCACCGGCAGCCGAGGCTGAGCCTCCGGCTGCTGGCCAGCTACAGAACTCTGCTGATGCTCGTGCTGCTCTACCTGCTGGGGGCCCTCCTGTCTTTTGGCCCCGTCTCCTGTACTCTGCTCATACTCTTTGGGGGCTTCCTCCACGGACTCTTGATGACGCTGTTTGGAGACAAACTTAAGTCACACTAG